The Nitrospiraceae bacterium genome includes a region encoding these proteins:
- a CDS encoding choice-of-anchor D domain-containing protein, which produces MNYTMRVIFSVFLFYLTLGGSYIWELKQVLADGLPIIDIKAWAHDAELTLPANQTRLQVAASQTHQGLNPLTYRWVKVSGPPLGEVTFLPNGNEDADITTATFRGNVAGIYTLRVIVSDGLQKESISEVEVLINPNRSDARSGNAKVRVERDGGRKVMTRADRVIVRFEIDTNEKEGSLRLSAASLAVMDSLGAKVSKTWLEGRFGLVELAPGVNYQVALDRLQALPEIRYAVADQSIKLDQYVPNDSQFDAQWGLKNTAGVDIRATFAWDQTTGNAHSLVAVMDTGIDYTHPDLYLAIAINNGEIPTSLLGQLIDTNSNGLIDFYDLNSRNANGDIILDEFGEKFNQALVSDHNGNGYIDAGDLQVPSWSDQIDGDGNGYVDDLSGWNILNDSYDAMDTHGHGTHVTGIIAGRGDNGIGIAGVNWRTQILPVRFHDGGGGSVSDAIQAIEYAVLLNPDVINASWGTVIDNPALKEAVQWAGDNGVVFVAAAGNGSNDIGDPAFAYYPAAYHDLTNLISVASVDPSGSLSSFSNYGLNSVDLAAPGANILSTGLGGSYVFWSGTSMGVAHVSGTVSLLAGLFPDQSPDWLVNRVLSTVKTLPDLEFKTRTGGMVDAFSAVNTPSLAGPRIVIASPIGDVLGPTDRVFLTFDSAMLAQTFTTDDIEIVGPPGSITPTAVNKITDFIFEVVFPLQATVGTYTLHVGPEIQDNLGRLMDQDRDGSIGESLHDRFTVIFRLLPPPTALILDDGEAGYSASGGWTTYTGVGTQGDFAYKVVGSGTNTATWTLSGLLPGQYQVAVTWQAYINRPLDARYTILDGATALGTVTVDQRQDPVGLVENGVLWQDVGVYHLTGDTLVVRLSDLAGPAGSYVIADAVRVERVGEGTPGPEVQVRVSGGEVPDGTGSVDFGSTVVGTPVSQTITVSNVGTVDLQLGTITLPTGYSLVTGFGTTLVSPGQTTNFVVQLDAGVVGMYGGVLSFDSNDADENPFDFSVSGTVTGGTVQVPEIQVRVGGGEVSDGTGSVGFGSTVVGTPVSQTITISNVGTVDLQLGTITLPTGYSLVTGFGTTLVGPGQTTNFVVQLDAGAIGTYTGVLSFDSNDADENPFDFSVSGTVAGALPLVLILDDGEAGYSASGGWTTYTGVGTQGDFAYKVVGSGTNTATWTLSGLLPGQYQVAVTWQAYINRPLDARYTILDGATALGTVTVDQRQDPVGLVENGVLWQDVGVYHLTGDTLVVRLSDLAGPAGSYVIADAVRVERVGEGTPGPEVQVRVSGGEVPDGTGSVDFGSTVVGTPVSQTITVSNVGTVDLQLGTITLPTGYSLVTGFGTTLVSPGQTTNFVVQLDAGVVGMYGGVLSFDSNDADENPFDFSVSGTVTGGTVQVPEIQVRVGGGEVSDGTGSVGFGSTVVGTPVSQTITISNVGTVDLQLGTITLPTGYSLVTGFGTTLVGPGQTTNFVVQLDAGAIGTYTGVLSFDSNDADENPFDFSVSGTVAGALPLVLILDDGEAGYSASGGWTTYTGVGTQGDFAYKVVGSGTNTATWTLSGLLPGQYQVAVTWQAYINRPLDARYTILDGATALGTVTVDQRQDPVGLVENGVLWQDVGVYHLTGDTLVVRLSDLAGPAGSYVIADAVRVERVGEGTPGPEVQVRVSGGEVPDGTGSVDFGSTVVGTPMSQTITVSNVGTVDLQLGTITLPTGYSLVTGFGTTLVSPGQTTNFVVQLDAGVVGTYRGVLSFDSNDADENPFDFSVSGTVAGALPLVLILDDGEAGYSASGGWTTYTGVGTQGDFAYKAVGSGTNTATWTLSGLVPGQYQVAVTWQAYTNRAIDAHYTVLDGATALGTVTVDQRQDPVGLVENGVLWQDVGVYHLTGDTLVVRLSDLAGPAGSYVIADAVRVERIGEM; this is translated from the coding sequence ATGAACTATACGATGCGCGTGATATTTTCTGTCTTTCTCTTTTACTTGACATTAGGCGGGTCGTATATTTGGGAGCTCAAGCAGGTCTTGGCTGACGGACTTCCGATCATTGACATTAAGGCGTGGGCGCATGATGCGGAACTCACTTTGCCGGCAAACCAGACAAGGCTGCAGGTTGCCGCTTCCCAGACCCATCAGGGTCTGAATCCGTTGACGTATCGTTGGGTTAAGGTCAGTGGCCCACCTTTAGGAGAGGTAACTTTCCTGCCTAATGGTAATGAGGATGCGGACATCACGACTGCCACGTTCCGCGGAAACGTTGCCGGTATTTATACGCTGCGAGTGATCGTTTCCGATGGCCTACAGAAGGAGTCAATCTCCGAGGTTGAGGTTTTGATAAATCCGAATCGATCAGATGCCAGATCTGGAAATGCAAAGGTCAGGGTGGAGCGCGATGGTGGGCGTAAAGTCATGACCAGGGCCGATAGAGTGATTGTACGCTTCGAGATAGACACAAATGAAAAGGAGGGATCGCTACGATTGTCAGCGGCTTCACTGGCAGTCATGGATTCGCTTGGGGCTAAGGTGTCGAAAACCTGGTTAGAAGGACGTTTCGGTCTTGTTGAGCTGGCGCCCGGAGTGAATTATCAAGTCGCCTTGGACAGACTACAGGCGTTGCCCGAGATCCGATATGCCGTCGCCGATCAGTCCATAAAGCTCGACCAATATGTGCCCAACGATTCACAATTTGACGCCCAGTGGGGACTCAAAAACACGGCGGGGGTCGACATCCGTGCTACATTCGCTTGGGATCAAACAACTGGCAACGCTCATAGTCTTGTGGCGGTGATGGATACCGGAATTGACTATACACATCCAGACCTGTATTTAGCGATTGCTATCAACAATGGCGAGATTCCCACCTCGTTGCTGGGCCAACTTATCGATACTAACTCAAATGGGTTGATTGATTTCTACGATCTCAATTCGCGGAATGCGAATGGGGATATCATTCTCGATGAATTCGGTGAAAAGTTTAATCAGGCCCTTGTATCTGACCACAACGGAAACGGTTACATCGACGCGGGCGATTTGCAGGTTCCATCGTGGAGTGACCAGATTGATGGCGATGGTAATGGATACGTAGATGACCTCTCCGGCTGGAACATCCTAAACGATAGCTACGATGCGATGGACACACATGGGCACGGCACCCATGTCACTGGCATTATCGCCGGACGAGGGGACAATGGAATTGGAATTGCCGGAGTCAACTGGCGAACCCAAATTCTGCCTGTCCGGTTTCATGACGGCGGCGGTGGGTCAGTCTCAGATGCGATTCAGGCCATAGAGTATGCTGTGTTGTTGAATCCAGACGTGATTAACGCAAGTTGGGGGACAGTCATCGATAACCCGGCACTGAAGGAAGCGGTCCAGTGGGCAGGAGATAACGGTGTGGTATTCGTCGCAGCGGCTGGCAATGGGTCGAACGATATTGGTGATCCGGCCTTCGCCTACTATCCGGCGGCTTATCATGATCTGACCAATCTCATTAGCGTCGCTTCGGTGGATCCCAGCGGCAGCCTGTCTTCGTTTTCAAACTACGGCTTAAACTCTGTCGACCTTGCCGCTCCGGGTGCCAATATTCTAAGTACAGGGCTTGGCGGAAGCTATGTTTTTTGGAGCGGGACATCCATGGGAGTGGCTCATGTCTCTGGCACAGTGTCACTTCTGGCTGGACTTTTCCCCGACCAATCGCCTGACTGGCTTGTCAATCGAGTACTATCAACCGTAAAAACGCTTCCAGACCTCGAGTTCAAGACACGCACTGGCGGGATGGTAGATGCCTTTTCGGCGGTAAACACACCCAGCCTCGCAGGCCCACGAATTGTTATAGCAAGCCCAATTGGCGATGTTTTGGGGCCGACCGATCGAGTCTTCCTCACTTTTGATAGTGCCATGTTGGCCCAGACATTTACAACAGACGACATCGAAATCGTCGGACCTCCAGGTTCGATTACCCCGACGGCTGTGAATAAGATCACGGACTTCATCTTCGAGGTAGTATTCCCGTTGCAAGCTACAGTCGGTACATACACCTTGCATGTAGGCCCGGAAATTCAGGACAACCTAGGTCGACTTATGGATCAGGATCGGGACGGTAGTATCGGGGAGAGCCTTCATGATCGTTTTACTGTCATTTTTCGCTTGTTACCACCTCCAACCGCATTGATCCTTGACGATGGGGAGGCGGGGTACAGTGCCAGTGGGGGTTGGACCACATACACGGGGGTCGGGACGCAAGGGGACTTTGCCTATAAGGTAGTCGGCAGTGGGACGAACACAGCCACATGGACGCTGAGCGGGCTGCTCCCCGGACAATACCAAGTGGCGGTGACCTGGCAGGCGTACATCAATCGGCCCCTGGATGCGCGCTATACAATCCTGGACGGGGCCACGGCGTTGGGGACGGTGACCGTTGATCAGCGTCAGGACCCGGTGGGCTTGGTGGAGAATGGGGTGTTGTGGCAGGACGTCGGGGTGTATCACCTGACAGGTGACACCTTGGTGGTGCGCCTGAGTGACCTGGCCGGGCCGGCTGGGAGTTACGTCATTGCCGATGCCGTGCGCGTGGAGCGCGTAGGGGAGGGAACACCGGGCCCGGAGGTTCAGGTGCGGGTCAGTGGAGGGGAGGTGCCTGACGGCACAGGGTCGGTAGATTTTGGCAGTACGGTGGTCGGCACGCCGGTGTCGCAGACGATAACGGTAAGCAATGTGGGCACGGTCGATCTCCAATTGGGCACGATCACGCTGCCCACCGGGTATAGCCTGGTCACGGGCTTTGGAACGACGCTGGTGAGTCCCGGGCAAACGACGAACTTTGTGGTGCAGTTGGATGCAGGTGTGGTGGGCATGTATGGGGGCGTACTCAGCTTCGACTCCAACGATGCGGACGAGAATCCCTTCGACTTCAGTGTGTCTGGAACCGTAACGGGGGGAACAGTGCAAGTCCCGGAGATTCAGGTGCGGGTGGGTGGTGGGGAGGTGTCTGACGGCACGGGGTCGGTGGGCTTTGGCAGCACGGTGGTCGGCACACCGGTGTCGCAGACGATAACGATAAGCAATGTGGGCACGGTCGATCTCCAATTGGGCACGATCACGCTGCCCACCGGGTATAGCCTGGTCACAGGTTTTGGAACGACGCTGGTGGGTCCCGGGCAAACGACGAACTTTGTGGTGCAGTTGGATGCAGGCGCGATAGGCACATATACGGGGGTGCTCAGCTTCGACTCCAACGATGCAGACGAGAATCCCTTCGACTTCAGTGTGTCTGGAACCGTAGCGGGAGCGCTGCCCCTCGTTTTGATCCTTGATGATGGGGAGGCGGGGTACAGTGCCAGTGGGGGTTGGACCACATACACGGGGGTCGGGACGCAAGGGGACTTTGCCTATAAGGTAGTCGGCAGTGGGACGAACACAGCCACATGGACGCTGAGCGGGCTGCTCCCCGGACAATACCAAGTGGCGGTGACCTGGCAGGCGTACATCAATCGGCCCCTGGATGCGCGCTATACAATCCTGGACGGGGCCACGGCGTTGGGGACGGTGACCGTTGATCAGCGTCAGGACCCGGTGGGCTTGGTGGAGAATGGGGTGTTGTGGCAGGACGTCGGGGTGTATCACCTGACAGGTGACACCTTGGTGGTGCGCCTGAGTGACCTGGCCGGGCCGGCTGGGAGTTACGTCATTGCCGATGCCGTGCGCGTGGAGCGCGTAGGGGAGGGAACACCGGGCCCGGAGGTTCAGGTGCGGGTCAGTGGAGGGGAGGTGCCTGACGGCACAGGGTCGGTAGATTTTGGCAGTACGGTGGTCGGCACGCCGGTGTCGCAGACGATAACGGTAAGCAATGTGGGCACGGTCGATCTCCAATTGGGCACGATCACGCTGCCCACCGGGTATAGCCTGGTCACGGGCTTTGGAACGACGCTGGTGAGTCCCGGGCAAACGACGAACTTTGTGGTGCAGTTGGATGCAGGTGTGGTGGGCATGTATGGGGGCGTACTCAGCTTCGACTCCAACGATGCGGACGAGAATCCCTTCGACTTCAGTGTGTCTGGAACCGTAACGGGGGGAACAGTGCAAGTCCCGGAGATTCAGGTGCGGGTGGGTGGTGGGGAGGTGTCTGACGGCACGGGGTCGGTGGGCTTTGGCAGCACGGTGGTCGGCACACCGGTGTCGCAGACGATAACGATAAGCAATGTGGGCACGGTCGATCTCCAATTGGGCACGATCACGCTGCCCACCGGGTATAGCCTGGTCACAGGTTTTGGAACGACGCTGGTGGGTCCCGGGCAAACGACGAACTTTGTGGTGCAGTTGGATGCAGGCGCGATAGGCACATATACGGGGGTGCTCAGCTTCGACTCCAACGATGCAGACGAGAATCCCTTCGACTTCAGTGTGTCTGGAACCGTAGCGGGAGCGCTGCCCCTCGTTTTGATCCTTGATGATGGGGAGGCGGGGTACAGTGCCAGTGGGGGTTGGACCACATACACGGGGGTCGGGACGCAAGGGGACTTTGCCTATAAGGTAGTCGGCAGTGGGACGAACACAGCCACATGGACGCTGAGCGGGCTGCTCCCCGGACAATACCAAGTGGCGGTGACCTGGCAGGCGTACATCAATCGGCCCCTGGATGCGCGCTATACAATCCTGGACGGGGCCACGGCGTTGGGGACGGTGACCGTTGATCAGCGTCAGGACCCGGTGGGCTTGGTGGAGAATGGGGTGTTGTGGCAGGACGTCGGGGTGTATCACCTGACAGGTGACACCTTGGTGGTGCGCCTGAGTGACCTGGCCGGGCCGGCTGGGAGTTACGTCATTGCCGATGCCGTGCGCGTGGAGCGCGTAGGGGAGGGAACACCGGGCCCGGAGGTTCAGGTGCGGGTCAGTGGAGGGGAGGTGCCTGACGGCACAGGGTCGGTAGATTTTGGCAGTACGGTGGTCGGCACGCCGATGTCGCAGACGATAACGGTAAGCAATGTGGGCACGGTCGATCTCCAACTGGGCACGATCACGCTGCCCACCGGGTATAGCCTGGTCACGGGCTTTGGAACGACGCTGGTGAGTCCCGGGCAAACGACGAACTTTGTGGTGCAGTTGGATGCAGGTGTGGTGGGCACGTATAGGGGCGTACTCAGCTTCGACTCCAACGATGCGGACGAGAATCCCTTCGACTTCAGTGTGTCTGGGACCGTAGCGGGAGCGCTGCCCCTCGTTTTGATCCTCGACGATGGGGAGGCGGGGTACAGTGCCAGTGGGGGTTGGACCACATACACGGGGGTCGGGACGCAAGGGGACTTTGCCTATAAGGCCGTCGGCAGTGGGACGAACACAGCCACATGGACGCTGAGCGGGCTGGTCCCCGGACAATACCAAGTGGCGGTGACCTGGCAGGCGTATACCAATCGGGCCATAGATGCGCACTATACGGTTCTGGACGGGGCCACGGCGTTGGGGACGGTGACCGTTGATCAACGTCAGGACCCGGTGGGCTTGGTGGAGAATGGGGTGTTGTGGCAGGACGTCGGGGTGTATCACCTGACAGGTGACACCTTGGTGGTGCGCCTGAGTGACCTGGCCGGGCCGGCTGGGAGTTACGTCATTGCCGATGCTGTGCGCGTGGAGCGCATAGGGGAGATGTAG
- a CDS encoding transposase, whose protein sequence is MPDRGWARRFFENWKAALKRQRLKPFEDFAEMIERHWDGIAAYAKAENKVSLGFVEGLNNKIRVIQRRAYGLRDEEYLRLKVLTCMLKPI, encoded by the coding sequence ATACCAGACCGAGGCTGGGCGCGGAGGTTTTTCGAGAACTGGAAAGCCGCATTGAAGAGGCAGCGCCTGAAACCCTTCGAAGACTTTGCGGAGATGATCGAGCGGCACTGGGATGGGATTGCCGCCTATGCCAAGGCTGAGAATAAAGTTTCGCTTGGGTTCGTGGAGGGACTCAACAATAAGATCCGGGTGATTCAACGCCGGGCGTATGGGTTACGCGATGAGGAGTATCTCCGCCTGAAAGTCTTGACCTGTATGCTCAAGCCCATCTGA